The following proteins are encoded in a genomic region of Hydra vulgaris chromosome 05, alternate assembly HydraT2T_AEP:
- the LOC136080141 gene encoding uncharacterized protein LOC136080141, translated as MVVLAESFSQYHEKKAIKMAMTMVPSIDIKSFHRYVDDSHARFSNLKQAEQFQTILNRQHPSLKYTIEVENKNKILNFLDITVINNTRGKYEFKVYRKDAITNIQIKPHSNHNPKILKAIFNGYIHRAYSICGKNHLKDEINF; from the coding sequence ATGGTTGTTTTGGCTGAATCTTTTTCACAATACCATGAGAAAAAGGCAATAAAAATGGCAATGACAATGGTTCCTTCAATTGATATTAAATCCTTTCATAGATATGTAGATGATAGCCACGCTAGGTTTTCTAACTTAAAGCAAGCGGAACAGTTCCAAACAATCCTTAATAGACAACAtccttctttaaaatatacaattgaagttgaaaacaaaaataagatactTAACTTTTTGGATAtaactgttattaataatacaCGTGGAAAATATGAGTTCAAGGTTTACAGGAAAGATGCTATAACCAATATCCAAATCAAACCTCATTCTAATCACAAtcccaaaattttaaaagcaatattcaACGGATATATACACAGAGCCTACTCAATATGCGgcaaaaaccatttaaaagatGAGAtcaatttttga